From one Molothrus aeneus isolate 106 chromosome 19, BPBGC_Maene_1.0, whole genome shotgun sequence genomic stretch:
- the ANGPTL2 gene encoding angiopoietin-related protein 2 → MMPTRFICLILVTVAGVTTSETQEFEGNDKEKAQEFIYMNRYKRSSDTQDKCTYTFIVPQQRVTGAICVNSKEPEILLENRVNKQELQLLNNELLKQKRQIETLQQLVEVDGGIVNEVKLLRKESRNMNSRVTQLYMQLLHEIIRKRDNALELSQLENKILNQTADMLQLANKYKDLEHKYQHLMSIANNQTIIIAQLEEHCQRMPSIKPLPQTPQPPIKVYQPPTYNRINNQISTNEIQSDQNLKVLPPTLPTMPAVTSIPTSTDKPSGPWRDCLQALEDGHDTSSIYLVKPENTNQLMQVWCDQRHDPGGWTVIQRRLDGSVNFFRNWETYKQGFGNIDGEYWLGLENIYWLTNQGNYKLLITMEDWSGRKVFAEYASFRLEPESEYYKLRLGRYNGNAGDSFTWHNGKQFTTLDRDHDVYTGNCAHYQKGGWWYNACAHSNLNGVWYRGGHYRSRYQDGVYWAEFRGGSYSLKKVVMMIRPNPNTFH, encoded by the exons ATGATGCCAACAAGATTCATCTGTTTAATACTAGTAACTGTTGCGGGAGTTACTACAAGTGAAACACAGGAATTTGAAGGCAATGACAAGGAAAAAGCTCAAGAATTCATTTATATGAATAGATATAAGCGTTCCAGTGACACACAGGACAAATGCACTTACACCTTTATTGTACCTCAGCAGAGAGTGACAGGTGCCATTTGTGTTAATTCTAAGGAGCCTGAAATTCTGCTTGAAAACAGGGTAAATAAACAAGAATTACAGTTACTTAACAATGAACTTCTTAAACAAAAGAGACAAATAGAAACTCTCCAGCAACTGGTAGAGGTGGATGGTGGAATTGTTAATGAAGTCAAACTGTTAagaaaagagagcagaaataTGAATTCTCGTGTCACACAACTCTACATGCAGCTATTACATGAAATTATCCGAAAACGTGATAACGCCTTAGAACTTTCTCAACttgaaaataagattttgaACCAAACTGCAGACATGTTGCAGCTTGCAAACAAATACAAAGACTTAGAGCACAAGTATCAACATTTGATGTCAATCGCCAATAATCAGACAATAATAATTGCCCAGCTGGAAGAACATTGTCAAAGAATGCCATCCATAAAGCCACTGCCACAAACTCCACAACCACCAATTAAAGTGTACCAGCCTCCTACTTACAATCGCATTAATAACCAGATATCTACTAATGAGATTCAAAGCGATCAGAACTTAAAGGTTCTGCCACCTACCTTACCAACCATGCCTGCAGTTACTAGTATTCCAACTTCAACTGATAAACCATCTG GGCCCTGGAGAGACTGTCTACAAGCATTAGAAGACGGCCATGACACAAGCTCCATCTATCTtgtaaaaccagaaaacacAAACCAGCTTATGCAGGTCTGGTGTGACCAACGGCATGACCCTGGTGGCTGGACTGTCATTCAGAGACGGCTGGATGGCTCTGTCAACTTTTTCAGGAACTGGGAAACGTACAAG CAAGGATTTGGTAATATAGATGGAGAATATTGGCTCGGATTAGAAAACATCTATTGGTTAACAAATCAAGGCAACTACAAACTGCTCATAACAATGGAAGACTGGTCAGGTCGGAAAGTATTTGCTGAGTATGCCAGCTTCAGACTGGAGCCAGAGAGTGAGTACTACAAGCTGAGACTGGGACGCTACAACGGCAACGCGGGAGATTCTTTCACGTGGCACAATGGCAAACAGTTCACCACGCTAGACCGGGACCACGATGTATATACAG GTAACTGTGCTCATTACCAGAAGGGAGGATGGTGGTACAATGCATGTGCTCACTCAAATCTCAATGGAGTCTGGTATCGTGGAGGACACTACCGCAGTCGATATCAGGATGGTGTTTACTGGGCTGAATTCCGGGGAGGATCATATTCACTAAAGAAAGTTGTTATGATGATAAGACCTAACCCTAACACATTTCACTGA